The Zootoca vivipara chromosome 4, rZooViv1.1, whole genome shotgun sequence genome has a segment encoding these proteins:
- the CUL4A gene encoding cullin-4A isoform X2, with protein MAGEPQKKQHLSALVGHTNGFTKPASLAAVAGVRSGPAGSGAAGGGATSKKLVIKNFRERPTLPDNYTQDTWQKLHEAVRAIQSSTSIKYNLEELYQAVENVCSYKASPMLYKQLRQVCEDHVKAQILQFREDSLDSLLFLKKINRCWQDHCRQMIMIRSIFLFLDRTYVLQNSMLPSIWDMGLELFRSHIINDKLVQTKTIDGILLLIERERNGEAVDRSLLRSLLSMLSDLQVYKDAFEQRFLEDTNRLYTAEGQRLMQEREVPEYLHHVNKRLEEEADRVVTYLDHSTQT; from the exons ATGGCCGGCGAGCCCCAGAAGAAGCAGCACTTGTCGGCGCTGGTCGGGCACACCAACGGCTTCACCAAGCCCGCTTCCCTGGCAGCTGTGGCCGGCGTCCGAAGCGGGCCGGCCGGCTCTGGAGCTGCTGGTGGAGGGGCCACGTCCAAAAAATTAGTGATCAAGAACTTCAGAG AGAGACCCACTTTACCTGATAACTACACTCAGGACACATGGCAGAAGCTTCATGAAGCAGTCAGAGCAATTCAAAGCAGTACATCTATTAAATATAATCTTGAAGAGCTCTACCAA GCTGTTGAAAATGTCTGTTCTTATAAAGCATCACCTATGCTGTATAAACAGCTAAGACAAGTCTGTGAAGACCACGTGAAAGCCCAGATACTGCAGTTTAGAGA AGATTCTCTTGACAGTCtcctgtttttaaagaaaataaacagatGCTGGCAAGATCACTGCAGACAAATG aTCATGATTAgaagcatttttttgtttttggaccGTACTTATGTTCTTCAGAATTCAATGCTACCTTCTATATG GGATATGGGATTAGAACTTTTTAGAAGCCAtattattaatgataaattagttcaaacaaaaacaattgaTGGAATCCTGCTGTTGATTGAACGAGAACGGAATGGTGAAGCTGTAGATAGAAGCTTGTTACGAAGTCTGTTAAGTATGCTGTCTGATTTGCAA GTTTACAAAGATGCATTTGAACAAAGGTTTTTGGAAGATACAAATCGTTTATATACTGCAGAAGGCCAAAGATTAATGCAAGAAAGAGAG GTCCCAGAATACCTTCACCATGTTAACAAACGTTTAGAAGAAGAAGCAGATAGAGTAGTGACatatttagaccacagcacaca